A genome region from Carya illinoinensis cultivar Pawnee chromosome 2, C.illinoinensisPawnee_v1, whole genome shotgun sequence includes the following:
- the LOC122300204 gene encoding prolyl 4-hydroxylase 1 isoform X2 produces the protein MAVATMKIVFGLLTLVTVGMIIGALFQLAFIRRLEDSYEVPSFRRLQGHQNDGYLHLPRGIPLWDNDKEARILRLGFVKPEIMSWSPRIILLHNFLSNEECDYLRAIALPRLQISTVVDTKTGKGIKSDVRTSSGMFLSPEEKKYPMIQAIEKRISIYSQVPVENGELIQVLRYEKTQFYKPHHDYFSDTFNVKRGGQRIATILMYLSDNVEGGETYFPLAGTGECSCGGKMVKGLSVKPIKGDAVLFWSMGLHCSMCPQ, from the exons ATGGCTGTGGCGACCATGAAGATCGTGTTCGGCCTGCTAACACTCGTCACAGTCGGAATGATTATAG GTGCTTTGTTTCAATTAGCATTCATACGAAGGTTGGAAGATTCCTATG AGGTTCCATCGTTTAGAAGATTGCAGGGACATCAGAATGATGGCTATCTTCACCTGCCCAGAG GTATTCCCCTCTGGGATAATGACAAGGAAGCAAGAATTTTACGTCTTGGATTT GTCAAACCTGAAATAATGAGCTGGTCACCTCGAATAATTTTACTTCATAATTTTTTGAGCAATGAG GAATGTGACTATCTTAGAGCTATAGCCCTCCCCCGACTTCAAATTTCTACTGTAGTGGATACGAAAACTGGGAAG GGAATTAAAAGTGATGTTAGGACTAGCTCTGGTATGTTTTTGAGTCCTGAAGAAAAGAAGTATCCAATGATACag GCAATTGAAAAACGAATATCTATCTATTCTCAAGTACCAGTAGAAAATGGTGAGCTCATACAAGTGTTAAG GTATGAGAAGACTCAGTTTTACAAACCCCACCATGACTACTTTTCTGATACT ttCAATGTGAAGCGAGGTGGTCAGCGAATAGCAACAATCCTCATGTATTTAAGTGACAATGTTGAAGGAGGAGAAACATATTTCCCTTTG GCTGGTACGGGTGAGTGTAGCTGTGGTGGGAAGATGGTTAAAGGGTTGTCTGTTAAACCGATTAAAGGAGATGCAGTACTTTTTTGGAGCATG GGCTTGCATTGCTCAATGTGCCCTCAGTGA
- the LOC122300204 gene encoding prolyl 4-hydroxylase 1 isoform X1: MAVATMKIVFGLLTLVTVGMIIGALFQLAFIRRLEDSYEVPSFRRLQGHQNDGYLHLPRGIPLWDNDKEARILRLGFVKPEIMSWSPRIILLHNFLSNEECDYLRAIALPRLQISTVVDTKTGKGIKSDVRTSSGMFLSPEEKKYPMIQAIEKRISIYSQVPVENGELIQVLRYEKTQFYKPHHDYFSDTFNVKRGGQRIATILMYLSDNVEGGETYFPLAGTGECSCGGKMVKGLSVKPIKGDAVLFWSMGLDGQSDPSSIHGGCEVLAGEKWSATKWMRQRSAN, encoded by the exons ATGGCTGTGGCGACCATGAAGATCGTGTTCGGCCTGCTAACACTCGTCACAGTCGGAATGATTATAG GTGCTTTGTTTCAATTAGCATTCATACGAAGGTTGGAAGATTCCTATG AGGTTCCATCGTTTAGAAGATTGCAGGGACATCAGAATGATGGCTATCTTCACCTGCCCAGAG GTATTCCCCTCTGGGATAATGACAAGGAAGCAAGAATTTTACGTCTTGGATTT GTCAAACCTGAAATAATGAGCTGGTCACCTCGAATAATTTTACTTCATAATTTTTTGAGCAATGAG GAATGTGACTATCTTAGAGCTATAGCCCTCCCCCGACTTCAAATTTCTACTGTAGTGGATACGAAAACTGGGAAG GGAATTAAAAGTGATGTTAGGACTAGCTCTGGTATGTTTTTGAGTCCTGAAGAAAAGAAGTATCCAATGATACag GCAATTGAAAAACGAATATCTATCTATTCTCAAGTACCAGTAGAAAATGGTGAGCTCATACAAGTGTTAAG GTATGAGAAGACTCAGTTTTACAAACCCCACCATGACTACTTTTCTGATACT ttCAATGTGAAGCGAGGTGGTCAGCGAATAGCAACAATCCTCATGTATTTAAGTGACAATGTTGAAGGAGGAGAAACATATTTCCCTTTG GCTGGTACGGGTGAGTGTAGCTGTGGTGGGAAGATGGTTAAAGGGTTGTCTGTTAAACCGATTAAAGGAGATGCAGTACTTTTTTGGAGCATG GGTCTAGATGGACAGTCAGATCCAAGTAGCATACATGGAGGATGTGAGGTGCTAGCTGGGGAAAAGTGGTCGGCTACAAAATGGATGAGGCAGAGATCtgcaaattga